A stretch of the Bradyrhizobium sp. CCBAU 53351 genome encodes the following:
- a CDS encoding glutathione S-transferase family protein — MITLYGFGTGFGLPEISPFVTKTEVQLKMAGLPYRKERAMPPASPKGQLPFIDDGGEAVADSTFIRAHIERRYGFDFDAGLSLAERAQAWAFERMIEHHVYWGLVGARWVDPVNFAKGPAHFFDGAPEHNREKLREDAQFRVAENYLLSGLGRHAPDDDVDLAVRSLFALSVQLGDKAYLMGNKPCGVDATAFGMLAGILTPFFESVLRERAEGFPNLIAFVDRMMGNYYPEFAWIPLRQAA, encoded by the coding sequence ATGATCACGCTTTACGGCTTTGGCACCGGCTTCGGCCTGCCGGAAATCAGCCCCTTCGTCACCAAGACGGAGGTGCAGCTCAAGATGGCGGGACTGCCCTACCGGAAGGAGCGGGCGATGCCGCCGGCCTCTCCCAAGGGGCAATTGCCGTTCATCGACGACGGCGGCGAGGCGGTGGCTGATTCCACCTTCATTCGCGCCCATATCGAGCGCCGCTACGGCTTCGATTTCGACGCCGGCCTGTCGCTGGCCGAGCGGGCGCAGGCCTGGGCGTTCGAACGCATGATCGAGCACCATGTCTATTGGGGGCTGGTCGGGGCCCGCTGGGTCGATCCGGTGAATTTCGCCAAAGGACCTGCGCATTTCTTCGACGGCGCGCCGGAGCACAACCGCGAGAAGCTACGCGAGGACGCGCAGTTCCGCGTCGCCGAGAACTATCTGCTCTCGGGCCTCGGCCGCCACGCGCCCGATGACGACGTCGACCTCGCCGTGCGCTCGCTCTTTGCGCTCTCGGTACAGCTCGGCGACAAGGCGTACCTGATGGGCAACAAGCCCTGCGGCGTCGACGCCACCGCCTTCGGCATGCTCGCCGGCATCCTTACGCCGTTCTTCGAATCGGTCTTGCGCGAGCGCGCGGAAGGGTTTCCGAACCTCATCGCCTTCGTCGACCGCATGATGGGCAACTACTATCCCGAGTTCGCCTGGATCCCGCTGCGGCAGGCGGCTTAG
- a CDS encoding ABC transporter substrate-binding protein, whose amino-acid sequence MKRFYLTAAIAAATLALPALPALAQTSDITIGITTTTTGPGAALGIPERNALEFVPKEIGGVPLKVIVLDDGGDPTTATTNARRFVTESKADIIMGSALTPPTIAVSNVANEAGIPHFGLAPFPITPERMKWSVAMPQPIPIVGKVLYDHMKAKGVKTLGYIGYSDSYGDLWFNDLKAQAVPMGMTIVDEERFARPDTSVTGQVLKLVAANPDAILVGASGTAAALPQSELRERGYKGLIYQTHGAASMDFIRIAGKAAEGVLMASGPVMDPEDQPDEAATKKPGLALNSAYEAKYGPNSRSQFAGHSYDAFEILKRIIPTALKTAKPGTPEFREAIRKALLSEKELAASQGVYNFTEKDRYGLDERSRILLTVKDGKYSLVK is encoded by the coding sequence ATGAAACGCTTTTACCTGACTGCCGCGATCGCCGCGGCGACGCTGGCCCTGCCGGCGCTGCCCGCACTGGCCCAGACCAGCGACATTACCATCGGCATCACCACCACCACGACCGGTCCCGGCGCAGCACTCGGCATCCCCGAGCGTAACGCGCTGGAGTTCGTGCCGAAGGAAATCGGCGGCGTGCCGCTGAAGGTGATCGTGCTCGACGACGGCGGCGATCCCACCACGGCAACCACCAACGCGCGCCGCTTCGTGACCGAATCCAAGGCCGACATCATCATGGGCTCGGCGCTGACGCCGCCGACGATCGCGGTCTCCAACGTCGCCAACGAAGCCGGCATTCCGCATTTCGGCCTCGCACCGTTCCCGATCACGCCGGAGCGCATGAAGTGGTCGGTGGCGATGCCGCAGCCGATTCCGATCGTCGGCAAGGTGCTGTACGACCACATGAAAGCCAAGGGCGTGAAGACGCTCGGCTATATCGGCTACTCCGATTCCTATGGCGATCTCTGGTTCAACGATTTGAAGGCCCAGGCCGTGCCGATGGGCATGACCATCGTCGACGAGGAGCGTTTCGCCCGTCCCGACACCTCAGTGACCGGTCAGGTGCTCAAGCTCGTCGCCGCCAATCCCGACGCGATCCTGGTCGGCGCGTCCGGCACCGCGGCCGCGCTGCCGCAATCCGAGCTGCGTGAACGCGGCTACAAGGGCCTGATCTACCAGACCCACGGTGCCGCCAGCATGGACTTCATCCGCATCGCCGGCAAAGCGGCGGAAGGTGTGCTGATGGCTTCGGGCCCGGTGATGGACCCGGAAGATCAGCCGGACGAAGCCGCCACCAAGAAGCCGGGCCTCGCGCTGAACTCGGCCTATGAGGCCAAGTACGGTCCGAACAGCCGCAGCCAGTTCGCCGGTCATTCCTACGATGCCTTCGAGATTCTCAAGCGCATCATCCCGACCGCGCTGAAGACCGCCAAGCCGGGCACGCCCGAATTCCGCGAAGCGATCCGCAAGGCGCTGCTGTCGGAGAAGGAGCTGGCGGCGAGCCAGGGCGTCTACAACTTCACTGAAAAGGACCGCTACGGCCTCGACGAGCGCTCACGCATCCTGCTCACGGTGAAGGACGGCAAGTACTCGCTGGTGAAGTAG
- a CDS encoding TRAP transporter substrate-binding protein encodes MRKACLALLLAASVTPALAQDKTFDLKISHWVPASHPLQKSLEDWAAAVEKDSGGTIKGKVFPAQQLGKAFDHYDMARDGIADVTYVNPGYQPGRFPIIGAGELPFLISDAKGGSMGLDAWYRKYAEKEMKDVKYCLAFVHSPSSFHSKTKKIVMPEDVKGMKIRPAHATMANFVTSLGGTNVQSSAPEVRDIIERGVADGVTFPWGSLVLFGIDKVTKYDMEAPLYTTTFVFVINKDKYNAMSDKQKAAIDKNCSVEMAGVVGEHWGKFEDAGIDKVKAESGHEVYKLTPEQTAAWKKAAEPLVKTWSEGAKKGGADPDAALAELKASLKKYNALAE; translated from the coding sequence ATGAGAAAAGCCTGTCTGGCATTGCTGCTGGCCGCGAGCGTGACGCCTGCCTTGGCGCAGGACAAGACCTTCGATTTGAAGATCTCGCACTGGGTGCCCGCCTCGCATCCGCTGCAGAAGTCGCTGGAGGACTGGGCCGCGGCGGTCGAGAAGGATTCCGGCGGCACCATCAAGGGCAAGGTGTTTCCCGCCCAGCAGCTCGGCAAGGCGTTCGACCATTACGACATGGCGCGGGACGGCATTGCCGACGTCACCTACGTCAATCCCGGCTACCAGCCCGGCCGCTTCCCGATCATCGGCGCCGGCGAACTGCCGTTCCTGATCTCGGACGCCAAGGGCGGCTCGATGGGGCTGGACGCCTGGTATCGCAAATACGCCGAGAAGGAGATGAAGGACGTCAAATACTGCCTCGCCTTCGTCCACTCGCCCTCCTCCTTCCATTCCAAGACCAAGAAGATCGTCATGCCCGAAGACGTAAAGGGCATGAAGATCCGCCCGGCGCACGCCACCATGGCGAACTTCGTCACCTCGCTCGGCGGCACCAACGTGCAGTCCTCGGCACCGGAAGTTCGCGACATCATCGAGCGCGGTGTGGCCGACGGCGTCACCTTCCCCTGGGGCTCCCTGGTGCTGTTCGGCATCGACAAGGTGACCAAATACGACATGGAGGCGCCGCTCTACACCACGACCTTCGTGTTCGTGATCAACAAGGACAAGTACAATGCGATGTCCGACAAGCAGAAGGCCGCGATCGACAAGAACTGCTCCGTCGAGATGGCCGGCGTGGTCGGCGAGCACTGGGGCAAGTTCGAGGATGCCGGCATCGACAAGGTGAAGGCCGAATCCGGCCACGAGGTCTACAAGCTGACACCCGAGCAGACCGCCGCCTGGAAGAAGGCCGCCGAGCCGCTGGTGAAGACTTGGAGCGAGGGCGCCAAGAAGGGCGGCGCCGATCCCGATGCCGCGCTGGCGGAGCTCAAGGCCTCGCTGAAGAAGTACAACGCGCTGGCGGAGTGA
- a CDS encoding SDR family NAD(P)-dependent oxidoreductase: MLLKDQAAIVTGGASGLGAATARKLAAQGAKVAVCDLNTKLAETVAAEIKGVAVTCDVSDAASAEAAVAQAAKAHGPARVLVNCAGIGVAKRVVGRDGPMALADFDKVIKVNLIGTFNMLRLAATEMSKLEPQATGERGVIINTASVAAYDGQIGQSAYSASKGGIVGMTLPIARELAQFGVRVLTIAPGLFLTPLLANLPQEAQDSLAAAIPFPRRLGQADEFAALALHMVENAYLNGEVVRLDGSLRMAPK, translated from the coding sequence ATGTTGTTGAAGGATCAGGCAGCCATCGTCACCGGCGGCGCATCGGGACTGGGCGCTGCCACCGCGCGAAAGCTGGCGGCGCAGGGCGCCAAAGTCGCGGTCTGCGACCTCAATACCAAGCTTGCCGAGACAGTTGCCGCCGAGATCAAGGGCGTGGCCGTGACCTGCGACGTCTCCGATGCCGCCTCCGCTGAAGCTGCGGTCGCGCAGGCCGCGAAAGCTCACGGCCCGGCGCGGGTGCTGGTCAATTGCGCCGGCATCGGTGTTGCCAAGCGTGTGGTCGGCCGCGACGGTCCGATGGCGCTCGCCGATTTCGACAAGGTGATCAAGGTCAATCTGATCGGCACCTTCAACATGCTGCGCCTTGCCGCCACCGAGATGTCCAAGCTCGAGCCGCAGGCGACCGGCGAGCGCGGCGTCATCATCAACACGGCGTCCGTCGCCGCCTATGACGGCCAGATCGGCCAGTCCGCCTATTCGGCCTCCAAGGGCGGCATCGTCGGCATGACGCTGCCGATCGCGCGCGAGCTCGCGCAGTTCGGCGTCCGCGTGCTGACCATCGCACCCGGCCTGTTCCTGACGCCGCTGCTGGCGAACCTGCCGCAGGAAGCCCAGGACTCGCTCGCCGCCGCCATCCCCTTCCCGCGCCGGCTCGGCCAGGCCGACGAATTCGCCGCGCTCGCGCTGCACATGGTCGAGAATGCGTACCTGAACGGCGAAGTGGTGCGCCTCGACGGCTCGCTGCGCATGGCGCCGAAGTAA
- a CDS encoding thioesterase family protein, with translation MFVNRREVQIQWGDGDPANIVYYPRYFAMFDDSTSTLFEVAGFSKQDLVRKYGLVGIPMVDTRAKFYIPSTYGDWITIETKIESIKRSSFEVKHNVYKGESLAIEGFETRVLVGRDPVNPDKLKSAPFPAEMVAKFTGS, from the coding sequence ATGTTCGTGAACCGGCGCGAGGTCCAGATCCAGTGGGGCGATGGCGACCCCGCCAACATCGTCTATTACCCGCGCTATTTCGCGATGTTCGACGATTCGACCTCGACCCTGTTCGAGGTCGCCGGGTTCTCCAAGCAGGACCTGGTCCGCAAATACGGCCTGGTGGGCATCCCCATGGTCGACACGCGGGCCAAGTTCTACATCCCCTCGACCTATGGCGACTGGATCACCATTGAAACGAAGATCGAAAGCATCAAGCGCTCGAGCTTCGAGGTGAAGCACAATGTCTACAAGGGCGAGTCGCTGGCGATCGAGGGGTTCGAGACCCGCGTGCTGGTCGGCCGCGATCCCGTTAACCCCGACAAGCTGAAATCGGCACCATTCCCGGCGGAAATGGTAGCCAAATTCACGGGAAGCTAA
- a CDS encoding crotonase/enoyl-CoA hydratase family protein codes for MTQGNAETADAGASGLLRIERADRVLTVGLNRPAKRNALNDGIILEIGACFANLPEDIGAVVIHGIGDHFSSGLDLSELTEHDATGGLLHSQMWHRVFDRIQYSRVPVIAALKGAVIGGGLELACSAHIRVAEPSTYFALPEGQRGIFVGGGGSVRLPRLIGVARMMDMMLTGRVYSATEGASYGFAQYVTESGNALGKAMELATKVASNAPLTNFAVLQALPMIAEANPQTGLLMESLMATVAQSDKEAKRRIREFLEHKTAKVKPKS; via the coding sequence ATGACACAGGGAAACGCCGAGACCGCTGATGCGGGTGCCTCCGGGCTGCTCCGGATCGAGAGGGCGGACCGGGTTCTGACCGTGGGTCTGAACCGGCCGGCCAAGCGCAATGCGCTGAACGACGGCATCATCCTGGAAATCGGCGCGTGTTTCGCCAACCTGCCCGAGGACATCGGCGCGGTCGTCATCCACGGCATCGGCGATCATTTCTCCTCGGGCCTCGACCTCTCCGAACTGACCGAGCATGACGCGACCGGCGGCCTGCTGCATTCCCAGATGTGGCACCGGGTGTTCGACCGCATCCAGTACAGCCGCGTTCCCGTGATCGCGGCGCTGAAGGGCGCCGTGATCGGCGGCGGGCTGGAGCTGGCCTGCTCGGCGCATATCCGCGTCGCCGAACCCTCGACCTATTTCGCGCTGCCCGAGGGACAACGCGGCATCTTCGTCGGCGGCGGCGGCTCGGTGCGGCTGCCCCGGCTGATCGGCGTCGCCCGGATGATGGACATGATGCTGACGGGCCGCGTCTACAGCGCGACCGAAGGCGCCTCCTACGGTTTCGCGCAATATGTGACGGAAAGCGGCAACGCGCTCGGCAAGGCGATGGAGCTCGCGACCAAGGTTGCCTCCAACGCGCCGCTGACGAATTTCGCCGTGCTCCAGGCGCTGCCGATGATCGCGGAGGCCAATCCGCAGACCGGCCTCCTCATGGAATCGCTGATGGCGACCGTCGCGCAGAGCGACAAGGAAGCCAAGCGGCGGATCCGCGAATTCCTCGAGCACAAGACCGCAAAGGTGAAGCCCAAGTCATGA
- the pobA gene encoding 4-hydroxybenzoate 3-monooxygenase — protein MRTKVAIIGAGPAGLLLGQLLHAYGIDNVILERQSPDYVLGRIRAGLLEEGTVALLDQVGAGTRAHAEGLVHEGIELAFSGRRHRIDMKAATGKTVMIYGQTEVTLDLMNARKAAGLISVYEARDVQPHDFDGSHPRVTWVKDGVTHTLDCDFIAGCDGFHGVSRASVPASAIEEFERVYPFGWLGILSETPPVSHELIYSNHARGFALCTMRSTRRSRYYVQCSLDDHVDQWPDDRFWDELKRRLDQEAADSLVTGPSIEKSIAPLRSFVAEPMRFGKLFLCGDAAHIVPPTGAKGLNLAASDAHYLSSALREFYDEKSSAGIDAYSATALARVWKAVRFSWWMTSMLHKFPDTGTIGARIQLAELDYVTQSQAAMTSLSENYVGLPF, from the coding sequence TTGCGGACAAAGGTCGCAATCATCGGGGCCGGGCCGGCCGGATTGTTGCTTGGGCAACTGCTGCATGCCTACGGCATCGATAACGTCATCCTGGAGCGGCAGAGCCCGGACTATGTGCTCGGCCGCATCCGGGCCGGCCTGCTGGAGGAGGGAACCGTCGCGCTGCTCGACCAGGTCGGCGCCGGAACCCGGGCGCATGCCGAAGGTCTGGTGCACGAGGGCATCGAGCTCGCCTTTTCCGGCCGCCGTCATCGCATCGACATGAAGGCCGCGACCGGCAAGACGGTCATGATCTACGGCCAGACCGAGGTCACGCTCGACCTGATGAATGCGCGCAAGGCCGCTGGTCTCATCTCGGTCTACGAGGCCAGGGACGTGCAGCCGCATGATTTCGACGGCAGTCACCCGCGCGTAACCTGGGTGAAGGACGGCGTCACTCACACGCTGGATTGCGACTTCATCGCCGGCTGTGATGGTTTCCACGGCGTCAGCCGCGCCAGCGTTCCGGCCTCGGCGATCGAGGAGTTCGAGCGGGTCTATCCGTTCGGCTGGCTCGGCATTTTGTCGGAGACGCCGCCGGTCAGCCACGAGCTGATCTACTCCAACCACGCCCGCGGCTTTGCGCTCTGCACCATGCGCTCGACCAGACGCAGCCGCTACTATGTGCAGTGTTCGCTGGACGACCATGTCGATCAATGGCCGGACGATCGCTTCTGGGACGAGTTGAAGCGCCGGCTCGATCAGGAGGCCGCCGACAGCCTCGTCACGGGCCCCTCGATCGAAAAGAGCATCGCGCCCTTGCGCAGCTTCGTTGCCGAGCCGATGCGTTTCGGCAAATTGTTCCTGTGCGGCGATGCCGCCCACATCGTGCCGCCGACCGGCGCCAAGGGTCTCAACCTCGCCGCCAGCGATGCGCATTATCTGTCGAGCGCGCTACGCGAGTTCTACGACGAGAAATCGAGCGCCGGCATCGACGCCTATTCCGCCACGGCGCTGGCGCGGGTATGGAAGGCCGTCCGCTTCTCCTGGTGGATGACCTCGATGCTGCACAAATTCCCCGACACCGGCACCATCGGCGCGCGCATCCAGCTCGCCGAGCTCGACTACGTCACGCAGTCGCAGGCGGCCATGACGTCGCTGTCGGAGAACTACGTGGGGCTGCCGTTTTAG
- a CDS encoding DUF3237 domain-containing protein, whose amino-acid sequence MIPILETKYVFTITARIGDVVTAGETGIGVRRIIPIIGGEVTGAISGKVLPFGADFQTIRPNELIDLEAKYAFETDDGAVVYVENKGMRFGPVELLQKLKRGEPVDPKLIYFRTVPKFETGHEKYRWLMEHIFVGSAARHADRVVIDVHQVV is encoded by the coding sequence ATGATCCCCATCCTCGAGACCAAATACGTCTTCACCATCACCGCGCGCATCGGCGACGTCGTGACAGCCGGCGAGACCGGGATCGGCGTTCGCCGTATCATTCCGATCATCGGCGGCGAAGTGACGGGCGCGATATCAGGCAAGGTGCTCCCCTTCGGCGCCGACTTCCAGACCATCCGCCCCAACGAGCTGATCGATCTCGAGGCGAAATATGCCTTCGAGACCGACGACGGTGCCGTGGTCTATGTCGAGAACAAGGGCATGCGTTTTGGCCCGGTCGAACTGCTGCAGAAGCTCAAACGCGGCGAGCCGGTCGATCCCAAGCTGATCTATTTCCGCACCGTGCCGAAGTTCGAGACCGGGCACGAGAAATATCGCTGGCTGATGGAGCACATTTTTGTCGGCTCGGCCGCGCGCCATGCGGATCGCGTGGTGATCGACGTGCATCAGGTGGTGTAA
- a CDS encoding TRAP transporter large permease has translation MSTDAVALIGFVSLFALMLLRVPVGMAMGLVGVSGFAYLVNGNAALKLVGQTSMRTVTDYTFGVIPMFLLMGSFVSNSGMSRELFRAANGFVGHLRGGLGIATVGACGGFAAICGSSVATAATFSAVAYPEMRRFGYPQSFATGVIAAGGTLGAMLPPSTVLAVYGIITEQDIGKLFIAGIIPGLLAMSMYMITIFLIGYFRPDFLPKGKVTPWRERFAGLKEIWAPVLLFVFVIGGLYGLPFLPRFTPTEAGGVGAAGAFIIGVVTGRLDREKILASLLQATRTAAAVFTVLIGALIFGYFLTVTQTPQKVTEFLTGLGLGSYGVLALIMVMYLVLGCLMDAMAMIILTVPIIFPVITHLGFDPIWFGVIIVMTVELGLIHPPVGMNVFVIKSVVKDVSFSTIFKGVIPFVVTDLIRLVILIAFPLLATWLPTRMMAN, from the coding sequence ATGAGCACCGATGCCGTCGCCTTAATCGGCTTCGTTTCCCTGTTCGCCCTGATGCTGCTGCGCGTGCCGGTCGGCATGGCCATGGGCCTCGTCGGCGTCTCCGGCTTCGCCTATCTGGTCAACGGCAATGCTGCGCTGAAGCTGGTCGGCCAGACCTCGATGCGCACGGTCACCGACTACACGTTCGGCGTCATCCCGATGTTCCTGCTGATGGGCTCGTTCGTGTCCAATTCCGGCATGAGCCGCGAGCTGTTCCGCGCCGCCAACGGTTTCGTCGGACACTTGCGCGGCGGGCTCGGAATCGCCACCGTCGGCGCCTGCGGCGGCTTTGCCGCGATCTGCGGCTCATCGGTCGCGACCGCCGCGACCTTCTCCGCCGTCGCTTACCCCGAGATGCGCCGCTTCGGCTATCCGCAGTCGTTTGCGACCGGCGTGATCGCCGCGGGCGGCACGCTCGGCGCGATGCTGCCGCCCTCCACCGTGCTCGCCGTCTACGGCATCATCACCGAGCAGGACATCGGCAAGCTGTTCATCGCCGGCATCATTCCGGGCCTGCTGGCGATGTCGATGTACATGATCACGATCTTCCTGATCGGCTATTTCCGGCCCGACTTCCTGCCCAAGGGCAAGGTGACGCCATGGCGTGAGCGCTTTGCCGGCCTGAAGGAGATCTGGGCGCCGGTGCTGCTGTTCGTGTTCGTGATCGGCGGCCTCTATGGCCTGCCCTTCCTGCCGCGCTTCACGCCGACGGAAGCCGGCGGCGTCGGTGCCGCGGGCGCCTTCATCATCGGCGTGGTCACCGGGCGGCTCGACCGCGAGAAGATCCTGGCCTCGCTGCTGCAGGCGACACGCACCGCAGCCGCCGTCTTCACCGTGCTGATCGGCGCGCTGATCTTCGGCTATTTCCTCACGGTGACGCAGACGCCGCAGAAAGTGACCGAGTTCCTCACCGGCCTTGGCCTGGGCAGCTACGGCGTGCTGGCGCTGATCATGGTGATGTATCTCGTGCTCGGCTGCCTGATGGACGCCATGGCGATGATCATCCTCACCGTGCCCATCATCTTCCCCGTCATCACCCATCTCGGCTTCGACCCGATCTGGTTCGGCGTCATCATCGTGATGACCGTGGAGCTCGGCCTGATCCACCCGCCGGTCGGCATGAACGTCTTTGTCATCAAGAGCGTGGTGAAGGACGTCTCCTTCTCCACGATCTTCAAGGGCGTGATCCCGTTCGTGGTCACCGATCTGATCCGCCTCGTGATCCTGATCGCCTTCCCGCTGCTGGCGACCTGGCTGCCGACACGGATGATGGCGAATTAG
- a CDS encoding TRAP transporter small permease, with amino-acid sequence MKRSWMDRIIDTIEWIAAGFVGIVALDIFLSVLLRNTLNYSIPDSFDIGRMLLGILIFWGIAATSYRGTHITVDLVWGNVGPRYQRWIDVFATLVLLFVVTVQTWTLFDKVRGTYNDNVQTFDMHMPTWPFFAIAWIGDVSAVLLIAIRTYRLIFHPEDMHDPKLKATE; translated from the coding sequence ATGAAGCGCTCCTGGATGGACCGCATCATCGACACGATCGAATGGATCGCGGCCGGCTTCGTCGGCATTGTCGCGCTCGACATCTTCCTGTCGGTGCTGCTGCGCAACACGCTGAACTATTCGATCCCCGACAGCTTCGACATCGGCCGCATGCTGCTCGGCATCCTCATTTTCTGGGGCATCGCGGCGACCTCCTATCGCGGCACCCACATCACGGTCGACCTCGTCTGGGGCAATGTCGGGCCGCGCTATCAGCGCTGGATCGACGTGTTCGCAACCTTGGTTCTGCTGTTCGTCGTCACCGTGCAGACCTGGACGCTGTTCGACAAGGTGCGCGGCACCTACAACGACAACGTCCAGACCTTCGACATGCACATGCCGACCTGGCCGTTCTTCGCGATCGCCTGGATCGGCGACGTTTCCGCCGTGCTGCTGATCGCGATCCGCACCTACCGATTGATCTTCCATCCTGAAGACATGCACGATCCCAAATTGAAGGCGACGGAGTAA
- a CDS encoding feruloyl-CoA synthase: protein MSAQPSSSSMERGASTFPLRPISFGDPVVDIERRDDGTIYLRPKQPLGDYPVRITDRLHHWAATTPDRVFMAEREGGRGWRKITYAELLTASRHIASSLIARGLSAERPVVILSGNSIDHALLAFGAFYAGIPFCPVSPAYSLVSKDYGKLSYLMKLLTPGLVFAEDADKFADALAANVSLGTEIAASYGHVPGRDVTLLADLMAAPIRGDLDEVHGRIGPDTIAKFLLTSGSTGNPKAVINTQRMICANQVMLRETLAFLKDEPPVIIDWLPWNHTFGGNHNIGLTLYNGGSMYLDAGKPMPGGIEETVRNLQEISPTVYFNVPKGYESLLPYLRDDQGLRAKFFDRLHAMFFSGAALSPFIWDSLDELAVKEKGYRVPMLTGLGATETAPFFMSVNPRTSRSGHVGLPVSGNDAKLVPNNGKLEVRAKGPNVMPGYWRQPDISAKSFDEEGFYKMGDALKPADPDDLNAGFDFDGRVGEDFKLASGTWVSVGPLRARLTAACAPLVRDVVIAGINRDEVSALVVLDLDGCRLINPTLPTDDLVVATRDRLVREAFRERLTRFLSQATGSSTRITRAILMDAPLSIDKGEVTDKGSINQRAVLEHRAELIEELYAANPSGRVISVG, encoded by the coding sequence ATGAGCGCGCAGCCGTCCTCTTCCAGCATGGAGCGCGGCGCGAGCACTTTCCCGCTGCGGCCCATCTCGTTCGGCGATCCCGTCGTCGACATCGAACGTCGCGACGACGGCACGATTTACCTGCGGCCGAAGCAGCCGCTCGGCGACTATCCCGTCCGCATCACCGACCGCCTGCATCATTGGGCGGCGACCACGCCGGATCGCGTCTTCATGGCGGAGCGCGAAGGCGGCCGCGGCTGGCGCAAGATAACTTACGCCGAGCTGCTCACCGCGAGCCGGCACATCGCGTCCAGCCTGATTGCGCGCGGCCTGTCGGCGGAGCGGCCGGTCGTCATCCTCTCCGGCAATTCGATCGACCACGCCTTGCTCGCGTTCGGCGCGTTCTATGCCGGCATTCCGTTCTGCCCGGTGTCGCCGGCCTATTCGCTGGTGTCGAAGGATTACGGCAAGCTGTCCTATCTGATGAAGCTGCTGACGCCTGGCCTCGTCTTCGCCGAGGATGCCGACAAGTTTGCCGATGCGCTCGCCGCCAATGTCTCGCTCGGCACCGAGATCGCAGCGTCCTACGGCCATGTGCCCGGGCGCGACGTCACCCTGCTCGCCGACCTCATGGCGGCGCCGATCCGCGGCGATCTCGACGAGGTCCATGGCAGGATCGGCCCCGACACGATCGCAAAGTTCCTGCTGACCTCGGGCTCGACCGGCAACCCGAAGGCCGTCATCAACACCCAGCGCATGATCTGCGCCAACCAGGTGATGCTGCGCGAGACGCTCGCCTTCCTGAAGGACGAGCCGCCCGTCATTATCGATTGGCTGCCCTGGAATCACACCTTTGGCGGCAACCACAATATCGGGCTGACGCTCTACAATGGCGGCTCGATGTATCTGGACGCCGGCAAGCCGATGCCCGGCGGCATCGAGGAGACCGTGCGCAATCTCCAGGAGATCTCGCCGACGGTCTATTTCAACGTGCCCAAGGGCTATGAATCGCTGCTGCCCTATCTGCGCGACGACCAGGGCCTGCGCGCAAAGTTTTTCGACCGGCTGCACGCGATGTTCTTCTCGGGCGCCGCGCTCTCGCCCTTCATCTGGGACAGTCTCGACGAACTCGCGGTGAAGGAAAAAGGTTATCGCGTGCCGATGCTGACCGGACTCGGGGCGACCGAGACCGCGCCGTTCTTCATGTCGGTCAACCCTCGCACCAGCCGCTCCGGCCATGTCGGCCTGCCGGTGTCGGGCAACGACGCCAAGCTGGTGCCGAACAACGGCAAGCTGGAGGTGCGCGCCAAGGGGCCGAACGTCATGCCCGGCTATTGGCGCCAACCCGACATCAGCGCGAAATCCTTCGACGAGGAGGGATTTTACAAGATGGGCGATGCGCTCAAGCCCGCAGACCCCGACGATCTCAACGCCGGCTTCGATTTCGACGGCCGCGTCGGTGAAGATTTCAAGCTCGCCAGCGGCACCTGGGTCAGCGTCGGTCCCCTGCGTGCACGCCTCACGGCGGCCTGCGCGCCGCTGGTGCGCGACGTCGTCATCGCCGGCATCAACCGCGACGAGGTCTCCGCGCTGGTCGTGCTCGACCTCGACGGTTGCCGGCTGATCAACCCGACGCTGCCGACCGACGATCTCGTCGTCGCGACGCGCGACCGCCTGGTGCGCGAAGCCTTCCGCGAGCGCCTGACGCGCTTCCTCAGCCAGGCCACGGGATCCTCGACCCGGATCACGCGCGCGATCCTGATGGACGCACCGCTCTCGATCGACAAGGGCGAGGTCACCGACAAGGGCTCGATCAACCAGCGCGCCGTGCTCGAGCACCGCGCCGAATTGATCGAGGAGCTCTACGCTGCCAATCCGTCGGGCCGTGTGATATCGGTCGGATAA